The following are encoded together in the Nymphaea colorata isolate Beijing-Zhang1983 chromosome 14, ASM883128v2, whole genome shotgun sequence genome:
- the LOC116267405 gene encoding ruBisCO large subunit-binding protein subunit alpha-like isoform X2, translating to MSALSPTAAFPPKPGPGGCFLKPCVLVGGRVGIAGKKQQQEQQLQRRKFLVKAGPKRIAFEQECRRGLVAGIDKLADAVAVTLGPRGRNVVVDGELPKVINDGVTIARAIELPDAIENVGVLLVREVASKTNDSAGDGTTTAIILAREIIKLGLMAVASGANPASLKRGMDKAVTELVKSLRKKCRPIKGRDDIRAVASISAGNDCFVGSMIADAIEQIGSDGFISIESSSSFETTIEVEEGMKIDRGYISHHFVTNQDGSTVEFQNAKVLVTDQKITRTKDIIPMLEKATQLGVPLLLIAEDISSEVLSTLIVNKLQGIVKVAAIKSPGFAEGKKGLLQDIAILTGADLLTGDLGMDLANATSDQLGIARKVTITNNSTMIVADPSTKPEIRARIDQLKKDIAETDSAYLSEKLAIRIAKLSGGVAIIKVGAPTEAELEDKKLRIEDAKNASLAAMAEGIAPGGGAVYVHLSKQVASIKKLMEDPEEKLGADIIGKALLVPAQLIACNAGVDGSVVVENILSCDWEFGYNAMTGKYENLFDSGVVDPCKVSRSVLQNAVSIAGVLLTCEAVLVEKIRKPKPAVPFVPGITP from the exons ATGAGTGCGCTCTCCCCGACAGCGGCCTTTCCTCCT AAACCAGGACCAGGAGGGTGTTTCTTAAAGCCATGCGTGCTCGTTGGCGGTAGAGTTGGTATTGCAGGGAAGAAGCAGCAGCAAGAACAGCAGCTGCAGCGGAGGAAGTTCTTGGTGAAGGCGGGGCCAAAGAGGATTGCCTTCGAGCAGGAGTGCCGGAGAGGATTGGTGGCTGGTATAGACAAGCTTGCTGATGCCGTTGCTGTCACCTTAGGACCAAGAG GACGCAATGTTGTCGTTGACGGTGAGCTACCAAAAGTTATTAACGATGGTGTGACAATTGCTCGGGCAATTGAGCTTCCAGATGCTATTGAAAATGTGGGGGTGCTTTTGGTTCGGGAA GTCGCTAGTAAGACCAACGATTCTGCTGGTGATGGGACAACCACTGCCATAATCCTGGCTAGGGAAATAATCAAACTAGGGCTAATGGCTGTCGCATCTGGGGCAAATCCAGCTTCTTTGAAACGGGGAATGGACAAAGCTGTAACTGAACTTGTGAAATCCTTAAGGAAGAAGTGTAGGCCAATAAAAGGAAGGGATGATATCAGAG CTGTTGCCTCCATATCTGCTGGAAATGATTGTTTTGTTGGATCCATGATTGCTGATGCCATAGAACAGATAGGCTCTGATGGATTCATCTCAATTGAGTCATCCTCATCTTTTGAAACAACTATTGAGGTGGAAGAAGGAATGAAG ATTGACAGGGGCTATATCTCTCATCACTTTGTTACAAACCAAGATGGTTCAACGGTTGAATTTCAGAATGCTAAAGTGCTAGTGACTGATCAGAAAATTACCAGAACAAAAGATATTATTCCAATGCTGGAAAAGGCAACTCAGTTGGGTGTTCCCCTGCTGCTTATTGCTGAAGACATCTCTTCTGAGGTCCTCAGTACGTTGATTGTGAACAAACTGCAGGGAATAGTCAAGGTTGCTGCCATTAAATCACCTGGATTTGCTGAAGGAAAGAAGGGATTATTGCAAGACATTGCCATCTTGACAG GGGCTGACCTTCTCACTGGAGATCTTGGAATGGACCTAGCTAATGCAACATCAGACCAACTTGGTATTGCAAGGAAAGTAACTATAACAAACAATTCAACAATGATTGTTGCAGATCCATCAACTAAACCTGAGATACGAGCAAGAATTGATCAACTAAAGAAAGATATTGCTGAAACAGACAGTGCATATTTGTCTGAGAAGCTTGCAATCAGAATTGCAAAGCTGTCAGGTGGTGTTGCTATAATTAAG GTTGGTGCACCAACAGAAGCTGAACTGGAAGATAAAAAGCTCAGAATTGAGGATGCAAAAAATGCGAGTCTAGCAGCTATGGCAGAAGGCATAGCCCCTGGAGGAGGAGCTGTGTATGTCCATTTATCTAAACAGGTTGCTTCCATTAAAAAACTGATGGAGGACCCAGAAGAGAAGCTTGGGGCTGACATCATAGGAAAG GCGCTTCTTGTACCAGCCCAATTGATTGCGTGCAATGCTGGAGTTGATGGCTCAGTAGTAGTCGAGAATATCCTTTCTTGTGACTGGGAATTTGGCTACAATGCAATGACTGGAAagtatgaaaatttatttgataGTGGAGTAGTGGACCCTTGCAAGGTTTCAAGATCTGTACTTCAGAATGCTGTCTCCATTGCTGGTGTTCTGTTGACTTGTGAAGCTGTCTTAgttgagaaaataagaaaaccaAAGCCCGCTGTCCCATTTGTTCCTGGAATAACTCCATAA
- the LOC116267405 gene encoding ruBisCO large subunit-binding protein subunit alpha-like isoform X1, whose translation MSALSPTAAFPPMAIMLQKPGPGGCFLKPCVLVGGRVGIAGKKQQQEQQLQRRKFLVKAGPKRIAFEQECRRGLVAGIDKLADAVAVTLGPRGRNVVVDGELPKVINDGVTIARAIELPDAIENVGVLLVREVASKTNDSAGDGTTTAIILAREIIKLGLMAVASGANPASLKRGMDKAVTELVKSLRKKCRPIKGRDDIRAVASISAGNDCFVGSMIADAIEQIGSDGFISIESSSSFETTIEVEEGMKIDRGYISHHFVTNQDGSTVEFQNAKVLVTDQKITRTKDIIPMLEKATQLGVPLLLIAEDISSEVLSTLIVNKLQGIVKVAAIKSPGFAEGKKGLLQDIAILTGADLLTGDLGMDLANATSDQLGIARKVTITNNSTMIVADPSTKPEIRARIDQLKKDIAETDSAYLSEKLAIRIAKLSGGVAIIKVGAPTEAELEDKKLRIEDAKNASLAAMAEGIAPGGGAVYVHLSKQVASIKKLMEDPEEKLGADIIGKALLVPAQLIACNAGVDGSVVVENILSCDWEFGYNAMTGKYENLFDSGVVDPCKVSRSVLQNAVSIAGVLLTCEAVLVEKIRKPKPAVPFVPGITP comes from the exons ATGAGTGCGCTCTCCCCGACAGCGGCCTTTCCTCCT ATGGCTATTATGTTGCAGAAACCAGGACCAGGAGGGTGTTTCTTAAAGCCATGCGTGCTCGTTGGCGGTAGAGTTGGTATTGCAGGGAAGAAGCAGCAGCAAGAACAGCAGCTGCAGCGGAGGAAGTTCTTGGTGAAGGCGGGGCCAAAGAGGATTGCCTTCGAGCAGGAGTGCCGGAGAGGATTGGTGGCTGGTATAGACAAGCTTGCTGATGCCGTTGCTGTCACCTTAGGACCAAGAG GACGCAATGTTGTCGTTGACGGTGAGCTACCAAAAGTTATTAACGATGGTGTGACAATTGCTCGGGCAATTGAGCTTCCAGATGCTATTGAAAATGTGGGGGTGCTTTTGGTTCGGGAA GTCGCTAGTAAGACCAACGATTCTGCTGGTGATGGGACAACCACTGCCATAATCCTGGCTAGGGAAATAATCAAACTAGGGCTAATGGCTGTCGCATCTGGGGCAAATCCAGCTTCTTTGAAACGGGGAATGGACAAAGCTGTAACTGAACTTGTGAAATCCTTAAGGAAGAAGTGTAGGCCAATAAAAGGAAGGGATGATATCAGAG CTGTTGCCTCCATATCTGCTGGAAATGATTGTTTTGTTGGATCCATGATTGCTGATGCCATAGAACAGATAGGCTCTGATGGATTCATCTCAATTGAGTCATCCTCATCTTTTGAAACAACTATTGAGGTGGAAGAAGGAATGAAG ATTGACAGGGGCTATATCTCTCATCACTTTGTTACAAACCAAGATGGTTCAACGGTTGAATTTCAGAATGCTAAAGTGCTAGTGACTGATCAGAAAATTACCAGAACAAAAGATATTATTCCAATGCTGGAAAAGGCAACTCAGTTGGGTGTTCCCCTGCTGCTTATTGCTGAAGACATCTCTTCTGAGGTCCTCAGTACGTTGATTGTGAACAAACTGCAGGGAATAGTCAAGGTTGCTGCCATTAAATCACCTGGATTTGCTGAAGGAAAGAAGGGATTATTGCAAGACATTGCCATCTTGACAG GGGCTGACCTTCTCACTGGAGATCTTGGAATGGACCTAGCTAATGCAACATCAGACCAACTTGGTATTGCAAGGAAAGTAACTATAACAAACAATTCAACAATGATTGTTGCAGATCCATCAACTAAACCTGAGATACGAGCAAGAATTGATCAACTAAAGAAAGATATTGCTGAAACAGACAGTGCATATTTGTCTGAGAAGCTTGCAATCAGAATTGCAAAGCTGTCAGGTGGTGTTGCTATAATTAAG GTTGGTGCACCAACAGAAGCTGAACTGGAAGATAAAAAGCTCAGAATTGAGGATGCAAAAAATGCGAGTCTAGCAGCTATGGCAGAAGGCATAGCCCCTGGAGGAGGAGCTGTGTATGTCCATTTATCTAAACAGGTTGCTTCCATTAAAAAACTGATGGAGGACCCAGAAGAGAAGCTTGGGGCTGACATCATAGGAAAG GCGCTTCTTGTACCAGCCCAATTGATTGCGTGCAATGCTGGAGTTGATGGCTCAGTAGTAGTCGAGAATATCCTTTCTTGTGACTGGGAATTTGGCTACAATGCAATGACTGGAAagtatgaaaatttatttgataGTGGAGTAGTGGACCCTTGCAAGGTTTCAAGATCTGTACTTCAGAATGCTGTCTCCATTGCTGGTGTTCTGTTGACTTGTGAAGCTGTCTTAgttgagaaaataagaaaaccaAAGCCCGCTGTCCCATTTGTTCCTGGAATAACTCCATAA